The following nucleotide sequence is from Anopheles stephensi strain Indian chromosome 3, UCI_ANSTEP_V1.0, whole genome shotgun sequence.
GTGCGCTGGCGTTGGCAAAATGCTTCCGCACCTCGAGCAACGCATTGTACTGCATTTCGGACACCACATCCTTCACACCGGCAAACATGAGCAGCGAGCGCAGCTGTTCCAGCGAACCACACCGCACCAACGCTCCGTAGAAGCTGCGCCGGGCCTCTGCCAACAcgatcaccagcagcagattgATCGCCATCCTGATGACGGCCGTATGATGCGGAAGCACACTGTAAACGCTACGCTCCAGCTCCTGGTCCACCAGCAGCTTCGGAAGGGAAAACTCGTGCGCGTAGTGATTGCGGTGAAATATGACGGTGTCCGCCAGCCGCTCCGTTAGCATCTGCTCCATCGCTTCCTTTAACCGAGCGTTCGGCATGTTGGGCGTACTGTTCGTGCTCTTCATCGTCTCACCCAGCACGGTAACGACACGCTTCAGACAGTCGCGAAACACGTCCCGATCGGTCGGATCGACCGTTGCCACCCGTGCGAAGGTGGTGGCAATTTTGTCGAGCGAGTGCAGCTGCTTCGCCGCACCGTAACACTTGGTCAGCTTGCGCCGGATGCGGCGATCCTTGCCACGCATCAGATGCTCCAGGTCGAGCCGTTCGCTTGCCACAATGTCTGCCACGAACGCCGCATCGATGGTACCGGCTCGTTTCGCTCGCGCCAGCACACGATCGGCAACGTTTTGTGGATGCGGTACGTGCGCCAAGCGGGATTCTAGCAGCTCGATCAGCCGGTCGCGGTGCATTTTCCGGATGGCTTTCAGCTCACGCAGCTTTGCTTCCGCCCAACGGCTATCCACTTTGCTCAAGCGCTGTATCATGCTTGCCAGGACCGTGTCTTTGCTGCCGGATGGGCGCTGATCCGTCATACCGAACAGCTCGAACCGCTGCACCAGTTCCGCCGCCAAGCGGTTCTTCCGCTCGGCGACGAAACATTCGCCGGCCTGTATCAACGCCACCAGCTCCAGCTCGGTACTGGCGAGCCGCTGCTTGGCTAGTGCTAGCTGAAAGGAGAGCATACGCACCGCGTCCACCACAAGCCGCTTGTGCACCGTGAAGCGATAAACCTCGTACTTGGGATAGCATTCGTACAGGTTTATGAACAGGGCTAGACAAAATATTGCTTCCCGCAGGGGCAGATGCTCGAGAAACGGTTTGTGCTGCAGGAAGTAAAGATGATTGTGGGCGACGTGCAATCGGTCCAGCAATCGATCGTCCACATCGGCATACATACCGGTATCGTGCTTGGTGGCTATCACTCGCCAACAGTCGCCTACAGCCGCCGCATGATCCTTCCATACGTCGGCCCTTTTCCGAGGGCTACTCGAGCTGCTCGACAAACGTCTGTACCCGTAATCGGCCAACTTCCACATCACGAACGTGCGCAGGTCGTTCGATAGTTGAGCCCTTTTCACATTTAATTTCGTCACTGCCCAAGCGAGGCTTTCGAATAGCTGGGCCTCCGTGTACTGCTTGATGGTGAGAAACAGCTGGAACAGCGGTAGGGAGTTGTGTTTGAGCATCCTGTAGCAAGCGGTTGCACCGTCCGCTCCGTCAGTCACGATCTGCACGATGTGCTCTAGCAGAGCGAGTGCCGACCGATCGTGGTGCGCCCGTGCTGCCAAGCTTCCCAGCACTGTGTGGCCCGCGCCATCCTCAACGATCATCTCACTATCGCCCAGTCCGCCAGCACTTGTCAGCAGACAGCGCACCAAACCGAGCTGAGTCACGGCGACGCTCGGTGGTGTACAGCAGTAGGCTAGTGGGGTATGGCCGTACCGTAGCTTGAACTTCAGGATGGTTTCGATGGTTGAGTGCTGCAGGGCGCTGGCCAAAGCCTGCTCATCCTTGTTGGTGATCGCTTCGAACAGCTGCTCGACGTACAACGAATCTCCACGGTTTTCTGCACTTTCCGACATCGAACGACGCGATACGCAACAATGATTCGCCTCATCGCACGCATCTCACTGTCAAGAGTTTGCTGGTTCGCGGGTGGAGGTTGCTCCAACGTTATTCAGCATGCTCTTTTTCCTTCAATCGTTCTCTCTGTATTTAACGCTCTCGCAGTACTTGCCGTTGTTGGGGGTCTGATAGCGAAAGAGACGCACAAGAGCATTGGAGCCGAAGCGCGCTAATGCAGGGTTTGGCAAGCTTTGAACCGGTGAACGTCTCGTAAACAAAATCGGGTGGAAGTAGATATTGAAGCTATTGAGAAGATCCTTAATTCAGATTATTTTGACATCGatcttttccactgtgtcCACTGTGTGAATTACTGCACCGTATGTGAGATACAACCATCTTTCTTGAATTGTCTGTGAATCATACTTAGGAGTACTGATCGTGTGAAATCAGACGTCAGTTATTGAATTGCCAGTTACCTGTGGTGATTTTAAGTATTTGCGACCAGGAAGATCTACCGGACCGATAGTGCATTTAAGATCTTTTCATGATCTTAATCAGATTTTGAAGGAAGCTGTCAGGATAGGTTGTTTTTGAGGAAACGGCCAGTAGTTCAGAAATGCCGGGAGTACCAACAGATCATCACGAACACCACCTGTTCATTGTCTTTAAGCGGCCTACGATACCAGAGAACAGGACCGAACCGATGAAGGCCACAATAATGGTCGGTGTTCCAATCTCATCGGGGACTGAGGCGCCATTGCTCTGTAAGGTATCATGCGAAACGTGGACTTTGACTTCCAGGGCTCTATCTTTCCAATTTTCGTTTGGCTTTACGAATGACCACGACACCATCGGTTGGATATCTGCGGTGATATAGGATTGGTTTGAGGATTAATGAGACGAACACAGAGTGCCTGCTCACCAGGTGACCTGTCACCGTGATAGAGCACGCCTCACAAGTAGATTATCAGTTAACGGCGACAATCTCGACGGTGGTTGAGGAGTGCTCCTACGTTGGATGAACCACGAACTACTCTGAGTTTCTTGGTAAAGGATGTGTGACCACGCCATATCTTATCTACAAGATCTAACCTCAGCTACCTGATCTACGAGACGTTAGAATATTCGTTTGTAAGAGGCTGGTTGACTCAAAAGATTGAGCTGAACGTTGGGATAGCACAAAAATCCCTTTCAGTGCTCCTTGTCGAAATATAGAGAAAATCCAGCGAACCTAGTAGCGAACCGTTTAGTCCTCCGGGATCAGCTCACATATGGATACCAGCAACACAGAGATACAAAAAGAATATGAGGATCACGATAACTCCACGGTTGATAAACTATTAAGCATTTCTGGGATAAAACTCACAGTCGAGGGCGATACTTGAGAACTCTGGACAACTGCTTTATGGCACAAGGAAGCCATCGGTTTTCGTAAATGGTTTAACTAAGCACACATTAAAAACACATTCGTTTGCTTCCAATTCTCAATCAAACTTGTATCTTCGCatccattttgtttgattgttttttattaataGCCTTATTTCACGCATCACCAAAACGGTGTGTGCGATGATGCGTGCGTttctgtctctgtgtgtgtgtggcaggtttttgtttgttttcctttaacAAATCAGTacataatatttaattttccattttccgcgTTTCCTACCGACAGACACTTAAACACaaagcactcacacacactcacacacacaccatcctGGATTGCTAGATGTGCACGATTTGTGTTCGAGTATTGTTTGTCTCACGCACTAGAAACCGCACCAAGCGCTCGTAAGCGTTACTTACACTATAGTTGTTGTACCTGTTTTGCTACCACTTCCACTACAACCCGTACCACCGTACAACTCGTGATTGTAGCAtacaaaccaaataaaaaaaaaacatggccgCCTCGTGCCGCGGAACCCACGATACCGTGAACGTCAAGGGAACATCGTCCTCCTTCCATCGCTACTAGCCGTAGTTTGAGCCTGATTAACTAACACTGTTTTGCTGTACTGTTAGAGTTGGGGCTAATTTGGGAACTACACTCTACGTTCTGTTTTTGCACTAAGGACTTACGCTTACTAAGggttaatgtttttttttttttttcgctggacCAGCCGAGGATGGAACAAGTTGTCCCTTTTTTCCAAGAGATTTGACCGGACGAAAAGCTACCAGTTTACAAATGATTGAAACCCAACAAATTCGGACCActcctcaacaacaacaacagtaatTGGCGATGTAAAGCTTTATCTAGATTAACAGAGGCGCCCGCAAGGAGAGGTACAAATTTTGCTACTTTGCTTTGTCTACACAAGTGATGCTGGCAGATATACGTGTATGTACACTAAACGCTAAGCTACTAATTACTGTCACTCGTGCGTGACACGCGACCTGACAACTAAACTGCGGAGGACACGCGCGGGAAGAGCCTTAAACTGGAAGATCCAACCGTGTAGACTGCTAACGAGTCGAGAATTGTATTAAAgctacacaacaacaacgtaCTGGAGATCATCAGTTAGCGAGCCGGCACCGGTGTGTCTGAGGTGTCAAAATTTATTCACGAGGAGAAAACATTAGAACATTTccggaacacatcggaagTGGGATTGAACGGCTAACGCAAAAGGTTTTTTGGACGCGATAGTTCCGGGTTGGATGGGTTCTGACGACGCCTAGCCCTTAAACCGTGTCTCTTTACTCGGCTAATGGATAGCTATCCTGGCTTTACTCATGCTAAGTAATGGTggcacagaagaaaaaaaagaactattCTCCTTTGCTGTTGAGTAATGATGTGACGGCCGGTTAACGTATGCATTAGCACACAACCTGACGTTCACCTGCACCTGTCAGCGGCGAGTACTGTGACTTTGTTCTTGATGGCAACTACCGACCTCCTGAAGGAGGTACTAACGATCGGTCGTTCAAAAATATGCGGTGAACACCCGAGGATGAGGATTTTGAACACGCGCCTTCGCCTTATCTGATAAAGCAGTTGTCCTCAGCCCTAGAATCTGAGTTAAATATCGATCAAAAGGATGGAACTCATTGTGTGCAATGCAATACGTTAACCAGCGTATATCATCAATTCTTCCCTTACAGAGATTCCATCGGCAAAATGCTACTAGCGTCGAGCTGTACTGCTAATGACACTCGAACCTTCCTCCTGGACACACAAAACCCTGTGAGGCTCGcctcacacatacacttcGTCTCACAAGCGGCGATCGCCGGTCAACCCCCGTCTCCGCTCACCATCGATCGGATGCTCTTCGTTATCCTCGTTGCTGCTCACACTATCGTTCACATCCCCGCCGGGTCTGCCGCTCCTGCCGCTGCCCTCCACCCCTCCACCGGACGAACCTTCCGATCCGATGACACTTTGGTGGTACGCTGATTGGGACGGCCCGTGGCTGCGACCCTCGGGATACAGCAGCCCCACATCGCTGCCGCTCAGGTTCTGGATGATCGAGCTAATGTTGGTGCCCAGGCTCTGCCGCTTGATGGGCGTAATGTTGAGATTCTTCGGTGACTTTGGTTTGGTGCTGCCGGTGGTCGCTGGCTGTCCCGCCCCGGTACGGTCGGTCCGATCGCTACCGACGACAGCCGCGGACGCGGAAGGAAACGGGCCGGCCATATCCTGAcaggacgatgatgatgaacggCCACCGTGTTCCGGTGGTTCGAAGGGTGTTAGCGTTAGTGGGGTCGACTTAAATCTATGCAATTCCTTCATTACCTCGTACTGCGAGTCGGGCGCCAGGAAGATGTCGTGCAGGTTCTTGGTCGAGCGTCGGTGTGCCTCCTGGCTCTGCTCGTTCGAGGAGTACGGGTACGAGGCGATAAAGTTacagccaccaccgccaccaccaccaccgaccactaCCGGACCGTGCTGTTCGCCGTGTTCCGCGGTCCGATGGAGAGCGTTGGTGCCATCGTTCGGTGAGGTTTGCTGAGGTGGCTTCCCGCTACCGGGgacaccaccaccgatcgaCGGGAAGTTTGTACTGGGGGTGGCCGGCGACAGGTCGGTGTAGTCCGTCCGTTCGCCCGAATCCATCGAACACATGCTCTGGCGGGAGTGATCCTTCGGCAGCAGGGAGGACCGTGGCATTACCGGGGGCTTATCGCCGTGCACGGTCTGGGGAAAGGGTTGCCGGCTGCGGACCGATGACTCCCGCTTGCCAAACCGCTGCGCAATGTAGTCGTCCGCTTGgtcctgctgttgctgcttctcctTCTTACGTCTTTGGTTCGCATCGTCGTAGTAGCTGTCGTTCTTCACGGACAtgttgcagcagctgctgaCGTCCGCAAAGTACACCTCGGACTCGGTCGGTTCCAGCAGCTTGCCGGtggctgctgacgctgcttCGGCTTCCAGTGCTTCCACCGTCTGGAATCCGCTGTTTTCGATGCCCAGCGTGCTCGGCAGCTTCTGGCGCCGGTTCCTTGGTGGATGGCCCGACgctagtgctgctgctgcagcggtCGACATGCCGTGTAGAGCAGCGCCGGTGTGCGGTGATCCTCCGCGACCCGAACACTCATCGGGACCACCGGGGTTTGGAGATGGAAGGTTCGGCTCGTTATACTCGTTCTCGGACGTTTCGAGCGAACCGGGCCCACCTGCCGGAACCTGCTGGTTCGCTCCGAACACGTTTTGTACATTTACCCGGCCACCGCTCGTTGGTTGGCCGTTGTTGGACGCTGGACCGATGCTTTTCGCACCCGCCTCAACCCGTTTCTTCGCCTTGCGCAGTGGCAGCGTGTTGGAAAACCGATCCCGCCCCGGACCGTCACTGTCGGAGGGAGCGTTTTCGTAGCTCTCTTTCGCCGAAGGCTTACTGTACCCACCGGCTTGCTGCTGTCTGCTTTTACTACCAACAttgctgccaccaccaccaccaccaacattgGAACCACCGGAAGATCCTCCCCCGTTGCCGGTTACACCGCCCCGACCATAGCTGGCAGGTAGGGCCGCCTGTCCCGAACCGTTCGTCAGGCTCGTCTGTCCACCGACGTACTGCTGCGGGATGCCGTGCACGTCCACACCCATCACCGAATGTTGATGGCACTCGAGTATGGCGATGCCGGGCCCGGCCGGTCCCGCAGCATTGGGCGCTAGCATCGAAGAGCCCGCCGGCCCCATACCGGTCGGATCGATCAGCGGTGGACCGCACTGGCCCGGATGCATGTACTGGTAGCGTCCGCGGCGGGCCGGACTGTTGGGATCGCTGTACGGTGGCGGTGGACCCCAGATACCGTACTGCTGGTCGATCACGTTGTACCGTGGCTGACCGACCGACGGATCACCGAGCAGCGTGCCAGCACCAGCGCCCGGCGGCATCATACCCGGCCCAACCACGCCCGCCCGATTCGAGAACCCGTACTGCGAGTCGGGACTGTGCGGTGAAAGCCGCTGGGAAGCATCGTTTCGCTGCCAGGGCATCCGGGGCCAGCTCCATCCCGGCATACGACGTCCGCTAGCGTTCAGCCGTCCCCCCGTTCCCGGCTCATCACCGCCCGGATTCGGTGAATAGAAGTTACCGGCCTGTCCCGGTGTCCAGAACCGCTGGTCACCTTCCCACGGGTAGGCCGACGGTAGCACGTTCCGGTGTGCATGGCACTGTTCGCAGCAGCGACAGTTAACAGCCCGGCCACTGGCACCTCCTAACCCACCGCTCGCACCACCTCCTAGCATGGCCGGTCCGGGCGGCTGTACGGAGGCTGGACCCTGGTGGCCGGAGTAAAGCGAACGGCACCGCAGCTCGAGCTGCTCCCAGTACATCTTTTTCCGCTCGTGGCTTAACAGCTGGTACACGAGCATGCAGCTGAATACGGCCACCAGTACACCGGCGACGGACAGACCGAACACGGCACGCAGACAGGAGTAGAGCGCGCCGTGCACCACACCGCAGTCCGCAGACGTGGAATCGAACACGAACCGCACACTGTCGTCCACACCGCCCGGTTCCGTCTGCTTGTCCGCCGTCACCGAGTAACAGGTGCAGGTACGTGTTTTCAGTGTGTACTCGCATTCTCGCAGCACCTGGAGACGGCTCATGTGGAGGACGGTCGTGGTTACCGTCACGAGGGCACAGGTCAGTGCCGATGCCAGCCCACAGGCTCCCGACAGTTTGATCTGCAGAGGAAATGAAACCGGAAAGGTTCACAACACTCGCTCCAAAAGTGCGGAGGACGAGAGGCGTTCGAATTCTCCAAACAGGCTACATACCAGATAGCTGTACCGGTTGCGACGCCTCGCCAGGCTCATTATACAGATACCCGTCAGCATGAGCTAAAATTGGGATAGAAAACAGTTAGTtgggaacaacaacaaaaaaaccccccgggACATCTCCCTCCAACATCTTACAAAGGTAGCAGGCACGAACGTGGGCACAGTTTCGAAGTACCCGACCGTGCTCGTATACGAGTGTAGCAGGAAGTAGATGCCGAGAAACAGCACACCGAGCAGACTGGAGATGCCGCCACATATCAAGCACCAGATGACGTACTTCCGGACGCCGGATGTTGAGGAAGCTGTCGAGAAATCGAAGGATAGCAAATGGTGAGGTTAGCTGTCGTCAGCGCACCACGTCACGTCATTAGAATATTAACCCGCTGTTGCCGATGGTGGACGCGGTGGTTCAACTGGCGGTGGTGCCCAGGTGCACGTGGGCACACTGTACTGGACAACCTGCATGAAGGGATACCCGTGCATGGTTGAGCCCTTTAGCACTTCAGACGTTAGAACTAACTGACGAAAGCGCACCACCAGCTCGGTCTTACGCGCTTGTTACGAGGTTGGATGGGTGAACGTCGGAACTTTAACCATCGGTTCCGGGTGCCAGGAGTcgacgaaaaacaaacggacACAAAATACTATAAACTGCTACTATCCGGGGAGTAAAGATACTGCTAATATTGTTGCTGGATGTTGTACTATCGGTTATCGGCTATGGCGGGCAGCTATCACACTATGGGGACCACTTCGCCCTCCACTCCACTATCCTAAGCGAACGTCGTGGCGTCggttattattattgtacTCTGATCTGGTGATGCGtggctactactgctgctgctacacatTCTCGTATTATACAATCGTGCCCCGTTTTGTCCTATCCACACGACGGAGGGCCTAAAGTCCTTCCCTCCGGACAGGAGGTTCACAACATGTTACTTGCACACTACACACTGCTCCCATGTCCAATGATTCGATCTGGTCCGCACCCTCTgcttgtgtgtttggtgtCTCTCCTTCCTAGCGGACACTGGGACAATCCCCACGCTTTAGCAAAGCATCGCGTGTGCGAAGGGTCCTTCCAGCGATTTGATCCGGGACGCATCAAAGGACTCTCCAACTATTGGGTCAATGTTCGACGGGAGCACCCCCCGCACATTTATGCGAAGCCTTAAACCCACTCAAAAAAGCGTCAAACTTTTGCTGCCTGTAGTTGCCAATAAAAACTGTTTACTTCCCTGTCCGCGCAAAGGCGCTAGAGATAAGCATACGCAagcaaacacgcacgcacacacagttcACCAAACTTTTGACAGGCGAAATGAGTTTGCTCTCGTTGTTGCGCGCCACCaataccaccaacaccacgtCGGATGCTGGTGGCATCCTTCAGCAGCGCATACCAATGCACGTACACGAGGATTGTTTTGGGGTGCGCGGGTTTTGGGGGTGGAGTTCTCGCTGCAGGAGGAACGTGAACCAGTGCGCAGGATCCGTCCCGTCACGTGCCACGAGACATGTCCTGGCGAATATAGAAGTCCCTGACGACATCGGGGCGTTTGCAGTGGTGCGGCATTCAAGGGTTCGACTGGTTCAAAATGGCCGTTAGGCACGTGTGGAGGATTATGTTCAGAAGAATTGTCGCTAGATGGATCCCGCAAGGCTTTCACGAGACCGATGGGCTAGAAATGTGcttgagaatgacaccgagcAAGAGAGTCTTGGAAGCCATTTGAGACcactcaaaagaaaaaaaggagataTGGCCTTCACTCGGcatgaccggggttcaaatctcatccataCCGCCTCTGCGTACgtgtagggctgactactttactacgggtctCAGTCACAAATTAATTAAGTCAccaaaagccagaaatggcaggccgagaccattcgaagttgtagtgtgctaaggaagaagaagagagtgGAAATGGACACAccaaaaa
It contains:
- the LOC118512792 gene encoding uncharacterized protein LOC118512792 isoform X2, yielding MFDREEEVLLQKTSFQLNKGACFDRAAKVCVRVAFLCKWQVKFQSKYQKTRRKEVSSKGLCPDVPRTASGTMTVQPNNHGGDHALQGQPHRYHLHHDPAYNITTAEADLDYTSDNSVAILQQQQQQQQHHPSAVHHHHAHHHQQQQQMQMQQHHHHYMPSSSSSCDNTKQPTARLGGTTNTSSAAGSCDENTSNVLDVNLDSKKISLAHHNGSRLNSPVRFGDERKYGNNHNLHHHHHHHHHHGHPGGGGGGGGGHHSHHIEVYSDGTAAMDSSKLEEEISEDDRGPPLPPRPAPRTRAAQRLEAASSTSGVRKYVIWCLICGGISSLLGVLFLGIYFLLHSYTSTVGYFETVPTFVPATFLMLTGICIMSLARRRNRYSYLIKLSGACGLASALTCALVTVTTTVLHMSRLQVLRECEYTLKTRTCTCYSVTADKQTEPGGVDDSVRFVFDSTSADCGVVHGALYSCLRAVFGLSVAGVLVAVFSCMLVYQLLSHERKKMYWEQLELRCRSLYSGHQGPASVQPPGPAMLGGGASGGLGGASGRAVNCRCCEQCHAHRNVLPSAYPWEGDQRFWTPGQAGNFYSPNPGGDEPGTGGRLNASGRRMPGWSWPRMPWQRNDASQRLSPHSPDSQYGFSNRAGVVGPGMMPPGAGAGTLLGDPSVGQPRYNVIDQQYGIWGPPPPYSDPNSPARRGRYQYMHPGQCGPPLIDPTGMGPAGSSMLAPNAAGPAGPGIAILECHQHSVMGVDVHGIPQQYVGGQTSLTNGSGQAALPASYGRGGVTGNGGGSSGGSNVGGGGGGSNVGSKSRQQQAGGYSKPSAKESYENAPSDSDGPGRDRFSNTLPLRKAKKRVEAGAKSIGPASNNGQPTSGGRVNVQNVFGANQQVPAGGPGSLETSENEYNEPNLPSPNPGGPDECSGRGGSPHTGAALHGMSTAAAAALASGHPPRNRRQKLPSTLGIENSGFQTVEALEAEAASAATGKLLEPTESEVYFADVSSCCNMSVKNDSYYDDANQRRKKEKQQQQDQADDYIAQRFGKRESSVRSRQPFPQTVHGDKPPVMPRSSLLPKDHSRQSMCSMDSGERTDYTDLSPATPSTNFPSIGGGVPGSGKPPQQTSPNDGTNALHRTAEHGEQHGPVVVGGGGGGGGCNFIASYPYSSNEQSQEAHRRSTKNLHDIFLAPDSQYEDMAGPFPSASAAVVGSDRTDRTGAGQPATTGSTKPKSPKNLNITPIKRQSLGTNISSIIQNLSGSDVGLLYPEGRSHGPSQSAYHQSVIGSEGSSGGGVEGSGRSGRPGGDVNDSVSSNEDNEEHPIDGERRRGLTGDRRL
- the LOC118512792 gene encoding AT-rich interactive domain-containing protein 1B isoform X4 — encoded protein: MHGYPFMQVVQYSVPTCTWAPPPVEPPRPPSATAASSTSGVRKYVIWCLICGGISSLLGVLFLGIYFLLHSYTSTVGYFETVPTFVPATFLMLTGICIMSLARRRNRYSYLIKLSGACGLASALTCALVTVTTTVLHMSRLQVLRECEYTLKTRTCTCYSVTADKQTEPGGVDDSVRFVFDSTSADCGVVHGALYSCLRAVFGLSVAGVLVAVFSCMLVYQLLSHERKKMYWEQLELRCRSLYSGHQGPASVQPPGPAMLGGGASGGLGGASGRAVNCRCCEQCHAHRNVLPSAYPWEGDQRFWTPGQAGNFYSPNPGGDEPGTGGRLNASGRRMPGWSWPRMPWQRNDASQRLSPHSPDSQYGFSNRAGVVGPGMMPPGAGAGTLLGDPSVGQPRYNVIDQQYGIWGPPPPYSDPNSPARRGRYQYMHPGQCGPPLIDPTGMGPAGSSMLAPNAAGPAGPGIAILECHQHSVMGVDVHGIPQQYVGGQTSLTNGSGQAALPASYGRGGVTGNGGGSSGGSNVGGGGGGSNVGSKSRQQQAGGYSKPSAKESYENAPSDSDGPGRDRFSNTLPLRKAKKRVEAGAKSIGPASNNGQPTSGGRVNVQNVFGANQQVPAGGPGSLETSENEYNEPNLPSPNPGGPDECSGRGGSPHTGAALHGMSTAAAAALASGHPPRNRRQKLPSTLGIENSGFQTVEALEAEAASAATGKLLEPTESEVYFADVSSCCNMSVKNDSYYDDANQRRKKEKQQQQDQADDYIAQRFGKRESSVRSRQPFPQTVHGDKPPVMPRSSLLPKDHSRQSMCSMDSGERTDYTDLSPATPSTNFPSIGGGVPGSGKPPQQTSPNDGTNALHRTAEHGEQHGPVVVGGGGGGGGCNFIASYPYSSNEQSQEAHRRSTKNLHDIFLAPDSQYEVMKELHRFKSTPLTLTPFEPPEHGGRSSSSSCQDMAGPFPSASAAVVGSDRTDRTGAGQPATTGSTKPKSPKNLNITPIKRQSLGTNISSIIQNLSGSDVGLLYPEGRSHGPSQSAYHQSVIGSEGSSGGGVEGSGRSGRPGGDVNDSVSSNEDNEEHPIDGERRRGLTGDRRL
- the LOC118512792 gene encoding uncharacterized protein LOC118512792 isoform X1; this translates as MFDREEEVLLQKTSFQLNKGACFDRAAKVCVRVAFLCKWQVKFQSKYQKTRRKEVSSKGLCPDVPRTASGTMTVQPNNHGGDHALQGQPHRYHLHHDPAYNITTAEADLDYTSDNSVAILQQQQQQQQHHPSAVHHHHAHHHQQQQQMQMQQHHHHYMPSSSSSCDNTKQPTARLGGTTNTSSAAGSCDENTSNVLDVNLDSKKISLAHHNGSRLNSPVRFGDERKYGNNHNLHHHHHHHHHHGHPGGGGGGGGGHHSHHIEVYSDGTAAMDSSKLEEEISEDDRGPPLPPRPAPRTRAAQRLEAASSTSGVRKYVIWCLICGGISSLLGVLFLGIYFLLHSYTSTVGYFETVPTFVPATFLMLTGICIMSLARRRNRYSYLIKLSGACGLASALTCALVTVTTTVLHMSRLQVLRECEYTLKTRTCTCYSVTADKQTEPGGVDDSVRFVFDSTSADCGVVHGALYSCLRAVFGLSVAGVLVAVFSCMLVYQLLSHERKKMYWEQLELRCRSLYSGHQGPASVQPPGPAMLGGGASGGLGGASGRAVNCRCCEQCHAHRNVLPSAYPWEGDQRFWTPGQAGNFYSPNPGGDEPGTGGRLNASGRRMPGWSWPRMPWQRNDASQRLSPHSPDSQYGFSNRAGVVGPGMMPPGAGAGTLLGDPSVGQPRYNVIDQQYGIWGPPPPYSDPNSPARRGRYQYMHPGQCGPPLIDPTGMGPAGSSMLAPNAAGPAGPGIAILECHQHSVMGVDVHGIPQQYVGGQTSLTNGSGQAALPASYGRGGVTGNGGGSSGGSNVGGGGGGSNVGSKSRQQQAGGYSKPSAKESYENAPSDSDGPGRDRFSNTLPLRKAKKRVEAGAKSIGPASNNGQPTSGGRVNVQNVFGANQQVPAGGPGSLETSENEYNEPNLPSPNPGGPDECSGRGGSPHTGAALHGMSTAAAAALASGHPPRNRRQKLPSTLGIENSGFQTVEALEAEAASAATGKLLEPTESEVYFADVSSCCNMSVKNDSYYDDANQRRKKEKQQQQDQADDYIAQRFGKRESSVRSRQPFPQTVHGDKPPVMPRSSLLPKDHSRQSMCSMDSGERTDYTDLSPATPSTNFPSIGGGVPGSGKPPQQTSPNDGTNALHRTAEHGEQHGPVVVGGGGGGGGCNFIASYPYSSNEQSQEAHRRSTKNLHDIFLAPDSQYEVMKELHRFKSTPLTLTPFEPPEHGGRSSSSSCQDMAGPFPSASAAVVGSDRTDRTGAGQPATTGSTKPKSPKNLNITPIKRQSLGTNISSIIQNLSGSDVGLLYPEGRSHGPSQSAYHQSVIGSEGSSGGGVEGSGRSGRPGGDVNDSVSSNEDNEEHPIDGERRRGLTGDRRL
- the LOC118512792 gene encoding AT-rich interactive domain-containing protein 1B isoform X3, with the protein product MTVQPNNHGGDHALQGQPHRYHLHHDPAYNITTAEADLDYTSDNSVAILQQQQQQQQHHPSAVHHHHAHHHQQQQQMQMQQHHHHYMPSSSSSCDNTKQPTARLGGTTNTSSAAGSCDENTSNVLDVNLDSKKISLAHHNGSRLNSPVRFGDERKYGNNHNLHHHHHHHHHHGHPGGGGGGGGGHHSHHIEVYSDGTAAMDSSKLEEEISEDDRGPPLPPRPAPRTRAAQRLEAASSTSGVRKYVIWCLICGGISSLLGVLFLGIYFLLHSYTSTVGYFETVPTFVPATFLMLTGICIMSLARRRNRYSYLIKLSGACGLASALTCALVTVTTTVLHMSRLQVLRECEYTLKTRTCTCYSVTADKQTEPGGVDDSVRFVFDSTSADCGVVHGALYSCLRAVFGLSVAGVLVAVFSCMLVYQLLSHERKKMYWEQLELRCRSLYSGHQGPASVQPPGPAMLGGGASGGLGGASGRAVNCRCCEQCHAHRNVLPSAYPWEGDQRFWTPGQAGNFYSPNPGGDEPGTGGRLNASGRRMPGWSWPRMPWQRNDASQRLSPHSPDSQYGFSNRAGVVGPGMMPPGAGAGTLLGDPSVGQPRYNVIDQQYGIWGPPPPYSDPNSPARRGRYQYMHPGQCGPPLIDPTGMGPAGSSMLAPNAAGPAGPGIAILECHQHSVMGVDVHGIPQQYVGGQTSLTNGSGQAALPASYGRGGVTGNGGGSSGGSNVGGGGGGSNVGSKSRQQQAGGYSKPSAKESYENAPSDSDGPGRDRFSNTLPLRKAKKRVEAGAKSIGPASNNGQPTSGGRVNVQNVFGANQQVPAGGPGSLETSENEYNEPNLPSPNPGGPDECSGRGGSPHTGAALHGMSTAAAAALASGHPPRNRRQKLPSTLGIENSGFQTVEALEAEAASAATGKLLEPTESEVYFADVSSCCNMSVKNDSYYDDANQRRKKEKQQQQDQADDYIAQRFGKRESSVRSRQPFPQTVHGDKPPVMPRSSLLPKDHSRQSMCSMDSGERTDYTDLSPATPSTNFPSIGGGVPGSGKPPQQTSPNDGTNALHRTAEHGEQHGPVVVGGGGGGGGCNFIASYPYSSNEQSQEAHRRSTKNLHDIFLAPDSQYEVMKELHRFKSTPLTLTPFEPPEHGGRSSSSSCQDMAGPFPSASAAVVGSDRTDRTGAGQPATTGSTKPKSPKNLNITPIKRQSLGTNISSIIQNLSGSDVGLLYPEGRSHGPSQSAYHQSVIGSEGSSGGGVEGSGRSGRPGGDVNDSVSSNEDNEEHPIDGERRRGLTGDRRL